Proteins found in one Mesorhizobium sp. CAU 1732 genomic segment:
- the trpS gene encoding tryptophan--tRNA ligase, whose protein sequence is MSAFKPLVFSGVQPTGNLHLGNYLGAIRKFVALQESNDCIYCVVDMHSITAQLVHEDLPKQTRSITAAFLAAGIDPKKHIVFNQSRVPQHAELAWVFNCVARIGWMNRMTQFKDKAGKDRENASLGLLAYPSLMAADILLYRATHVPVGDDQKQHLELTRDIAAKFNNDFSARIGELGVGVEMMMGEEKLNGFFPLTEPIIEGPATRVMSLRDGSKKMSKSDPSDLSRINLTDDADTISKKIKKAKTDPEPLPSEMEGLKERPEAENLIGIYAALSDRTREDVIAEFGGQQFSIFKPALADLAVDKLAPIAGEMRRISADTAYVDSILRDGGERAGAIARETMKTVHEIVGLLND, encoded by the coding sequence GTGTCTGCTTTCAAGCCTCTCGTCTTTTCCGGCGTCCAGCCGACCGGCAATCTCCATCTCGGTAATTATCTCGGCGCGATCCGCAAGTTCGTGGCGCTGCAGGAGAGCAACGACTGCATCTATTGCGTGGTCGATATGCACTCGATCACGGCGCAGCTCGTCCACGAGGATTTGCCGAAGCAGACGCGCTCGATCACGGCCGCGTTCCTCGCCGCCGGCATCGACCCGAAGAAGCACATCGTCTTCAACCAGAGCCGCGTTCCCCAACACGCCGAGCTCGCCTGGGTCTTCAACTGCGTCGCCCGCATCGGCTGGATGAACCGCATGACGCAGTTCAAGGACAAGGCCGGCAAGGACCGCGAGAACGCCTCGCTGGGTCTGCTCGCCTATCCGAGCCTGATGGCGGCCGACATCCTGCTGTACCGCGCCACGCATGTTCCCGTCGGCGACGACCAGAAGCAGCATCTTGAGCTGACGCGCGACATCGCCGCCAAGTTCAACAACGACTTTTCCGCCAGGATCGGCGAGCTTGGCGTCGGCGTCGAGATGATGATGGGTGAGGAGAAGCTCAACGGCTTCTTCCCGCTGACCGAGCCGATCATCGAAGGTCCGGCGACGCGCGTGATGAGCCTGCGCGACGGCTCGAAGAAGATGTCGAAGTCGGACCCGTCCGATCTCTCGCGCATCAACCTGACGGACGACGCCGACACCATCTCCAAGAAGATCAAGAAGGCGAAGACCGATCCCGAGCCCTTGCCGTCCGAGATGGAGGGATTGAAGGAGCGCCCCGAGGCCGAGAACCTGATCGGCATCTATGCGGCTCTCTCCGATCGTACACGCGAAGACGTAATCGCCGAATTCGGCGGGCAGCAGTTCTCGATCTTCAAGCCCGCATTGGCCGACCTGGCCGTCGACAAGCTTGCGCCGATCGCGGGCGAGATGCGCCGGATTTCCGCGGATACAGCCTATGTCGACAGCATCCTGCGCGACGGTGGAGAGCGGGCAGGCGCGATCGCACGCGAGACGATGAAGACCGTTCACGAGATCGTCGGCCTGCTCAACGACTAA
- a CDS encoding universal stress protein: protein MVSKRLSREAGHRRKFLAVVDETPESERAIAYAARRAQSTGGVVVLLFVIESGDFQHWLGVEQIMREEANATANAALNVHAATVRERVGIEPELVVREGSPTEEIHKLIEEDQDIAILVLAAGGAKEGPGPLVSAVAGKGAAFPIPVTVVPMSLSDEEIESLA, encoded by the coding sequence ATGGTTTCAAAGCGTCTGAGCCGGGAAGCCGGCCATCGCCGGAAATTCCTCGCAGTGGTGGACGAGACGCCCGAATCCGAGCGCGCAATCGCCTACGCCGCGCGGCGCGCGCAGTCGACGGGGGGCGTCGTCGTGCTGCTCTTCGTCATCGAATCGGGAGATTTCCAGCATTGGCTGGGGGTCGAGCAGATCATGCGTGAAGAGGCGAACGCGACGGCGAACGCAGCATTGAACGTGCATGCCGCGACGGTGCGCGAACGCGTCGGCATTGAACCGGAACTGGTCGTGCGCGAGGGCAGCCCCACGGAAGAAATCCACAAGCTGATCGAAGAAGATCAGGACATCGCGATCCTCGTGCTCGCGGCCGGCGGCGCCAAGGAAGGGCCTGGACCGCTCGTGTCGGCGGTCGCCGGAAAGGGTGCGGCCTTCCCGATCCCCGTCACCGTCGTGCCGATGAGCCTCTCCGACGAGGAAATCGAGAGCCTGGCCTGA
- a CDS encoding NifU family protein: protein MFIQTEATPNPATLKFLPGKVVLEDGTADFRDAEAARLASPLAGRLFDVPGVTGVFFGYDFVTVTKIDEPDWQHLKPAILGAIMEHFMSGQPAMAGAAMDERNLAATGEEFYDKQDEEIVLTIKELLDTRVRPAVAQDGGDITFRGFENGTVFLHMKGACAGCPSSTATLKHGIQNLLRHFVPEVQQVEQIS, encoded by the coding sequence ATGTTCATCCAGACCGAAGCTACACCCAATCCCGCAACGCTCAAGTTCCTGCCGGGCAAGGTCGTGCTCGAGGACGGGACCGCCGATTTCCGCGATGCGGAGGCCGCGCGGCTGGCATCGCCGCTGGCCGGCCGCCTGTTCGACGTTCCCGGCGTCACCGGCGTTTTCTTCGGCTACGATTTCGTAACCGTCACCAAGATCGACGAACCGGACTGGCAGCATCTCAAGCCGGCCATTCTCGGCGCGATCATGGAGCACTTCATGTCCGGCCAGCCTGCCATGGCAGGTGCCGCGATGGACGAGCGCAATCTCGCCGCCACCGGCGAAGAGTTTTACGACAAGCAGGACGAAGAGATCGTCCTGACGATCAAGGAACTGCTCGATACGCGGGTTCGCCCAGCTGTTGCGCAGGATGGCGGCGACATCACCTTCCGCGGCTTCGAGAACGGCACCGTGTTCCTGCACATGAAGGGTGCTTGCGCCGGCTGCCCGTCTTCGACGGCGACGCTGAAGCACGGCATCCAGAACCTGCTTCGGCATTTCGTGCCCGAGGTCCAGCAGGTCGAGCAGATTTCCTGA
- a CDS encoding MmcB family DNA repair protein: MPIISPIPVNPLVDGRQSERAMVVRRGVQRLLIEMGAVAIPELCLSTGRRADLVALTRKGDIWIIEIKSSIEDFRVDRKWPEYRLHSDRFFFATHPDVPAEIFPEECGFILSDGYGAEMMRDAPEHRLAPPARKALMLRIARAGAARLTAAEMAGVSIAALDGESE, translated from the coding sequence ATGCCGATCATATCTCCGATTCCCGTCAATCCGCTTGTCGACGGCCGCCAGTCCGAACGCGCGATGGTCGTGCGCCGGGGCGTCCAGCGTCTTCTCATCGAGATGGGCGCGGTGGCGATCCCTGAGCTCTGCCTGTCCACCGGCCGGCGCGCCGACCTCGTCGCACTGACGCGCAAGGGCGACATCTGGATCATCGAGATCAAATCGTCGATCGAGGATTTCCGCGTCGATCGCAAGTGGCCGGAGTACCGGCTCCACTCCGACCGCTTCTTCTTCGCCACCCATCCGGACGTGCCCGCGGAGATTTTCCCGGAGGAATGCGGCTTCATCCTTTCCGACGGCTACGGCGCCGAGATGATGCGCGACGCGCCGGAACACAGGCTTGCGCCGCCTGCCCGAAAGGCACTGATGCTGCGGATCGCGCGCGCAGGCGCCGCGCGGCTGACCGCCGCCGAGATGGCGGGCGTGTCGATCGCCGCGCTGGACGGCGAGAGCGAGTAG
- a CDS encoding ActS/PrrB/RegB family redox-sensitive histidine kinase, producing the protein MLDRLGRPDPQQIHHLRLNTLIRLRWLAIFGQSAAVLIVAYWLEFPLPVSLCFSLIALSAWLNLFLAFRYPATHRLPPHFALGILLFDALQLAGLLYMTGGLTNPFSLLMTVPVVISATSLPARSTLLLGLVVIGMASLLGFFHLQLPWFAGTELLMPFIYVAGMWMAVVSSIAFTAIYAYRVAEEARLLANALSATELILQREQHLSALDGLAAAAAHELGTPLATIALVAKEMERALGADSRFREDVVLLRSQSERCREILKRLTSLSSEGEVHMARLPFTSLIEEVTAPHRDFGIRIVLEPGQREGPEPVGRRNPGVIYGLGNLVENAVDFAKEAVVLQWHWNAARVELTVIDDGPGFPAEIIDRIGEPYMSKRPAGDSGGGLGLGLFIAKTLLERSGASVTFGNAAEPGKGAIVRVTWPHDAFLSSQRAAELTY; encoded by the coding sequence ATGCTAGACAGACTGGGCAGGCCCGACCCGCAGCAGATCCACCATCTGCGACTGAACACACTGATACGGCTTCGCTGGCTCGCGATCTTCGGGCAAAGCGCGGCGGTTCTCATCGTCGCCTATTGGCTGGAGTTCCCGCTTCCCGTCAGCCTGTGCTTCTCGCTGATCGCGCTGTCGGCGTGGCTGAACCTGTTCCTCGCCTTTCGCTACCCGGCCACGCACCGCCTGCCGCCGCATTTCGCGCTCGGCATCCTCCTGTTCGACGCGCTCCAACTCGCGGGCCTGCTCTACATGACGGGCGGCCTCACCAACCCGTTCTCGCTACTGATGACCGTGCCGGTGGTCATTTCGGCCACCTCGCTGCCGGCGCGGTCCACGCTGCTGCTCGGCCTGGTGGTGATCGGGATGGCGAGTCTGCTGGGCTTCTTTCACCTGCAACTGCCATGGTTCGCCGGCACCGAACTCCTGATGCCCTTCATCTATGTCGCGGGTATGTGGATGGCGGTCGTGTCCTCGATCGCCTTCACGGCGATCTACGCCTACCGCGTTGCGGAAGAGGCGCGCCTTCTAGCCAACGCTCTGTCCGCGACCGAACTCATCCTCCAGCGCGAGCAGCATTTGTCCGCGCTGGACGGACTTGCAGCCGCCGCCGCCCATGAACTCGGCACGCCGCTGGCCACCATCGCGCTCGTCGCCAAGGAGATGGAACGCGCGCTCGGCGCCGATTCCCGCTTCCGCGAGGACGTCGTGCTCTTGCGTTCGCAAAGCGAGCGCTGCCGCGAAATCCTGAAGCGCCTGACCAGCCTGTCGTCCGAGGGCGAAGTGCATATGGCGCGGCTGCCGTTCACATCGCTGATCGAAGAAGTCACCGCGCCGCATCGCGATTTCGGCATCCGCATCGTGCTTGAGCCCGGCCAGCGCGAGGGGCCGGAGCCCGTCGGACGCCGCAATCCGGGCGTCATCTACGGTCTCGGCAATCTGGTGGAGAACGCGGTCGATTTCGCCAAGGAGGCCGTCGTTCTCCAATGGCATTGGAACGCGGCCCGCGTGGAGCTCACCGTAATCGATGACGGACCCGGCTTTCCCGCCGAGATCATCGACCGCATCGGCGAGCCCTACATGTCGAAACGGCCGGCCGGTGACAGCGGCGGCGGGCTGGGATTGGGCCTGTTCATCGCCAAGACGCTGCTGGAGCGGTCGGGCGCGTCGGTCACGTTCGGCAATGCGGCCGAGCCCGGAAAGGGCGCGATCGTGAGGGTGACGTGGCCGCATGACGCGTTCCTGTCATCGCAACGGGCGGCCGAACTCACGTATTGA
- the murJ gene encoding murein biosynthesis integral membrane protein MurJ, with translation MSLVGKFATVGGATAASRVFGFVREALIGAALGAGPVADAFYAAFRFPNLFRRLFAEGAFNTAFIPLFAKELEGGGPEAARQFAEHVLSVLFAWLLLLSGIAILAMPVLVGTIIAPAFAEDPEKFDLTVAMTRIMFPYLFCMSLVAMLSGILNSMRRYFLAAFVPILLNLILIAVLAAALQSGVDARDTGIWLAWGVFASGVAQLLFLIWGVRRQGFSMRLRMPRLTPDVRRLLILMGPALLTGGVTQINLLVGQIIASAQDGAIALLNYADRINQLPLGIIGIAIGVVLLPELARSLKAGNHDEAQHLQNRSLEFALGLTLPAAVGFMLFAAPLVNILYERGAFTAETTALTASALAAFAAGLPAYVLIKVFSPAYFARLDMKSPMWFSMAAVVTNVVGSLILFPLFGHVGIAAATSISAWLNLALLAGVQWRRGDFRPSATTLRRLVMIVIASAIMGLVILALGLAMNDLLASSSVLVRVASVFCVIGVSASLYFGIVIATGAIDRTQLMRLLRRRRKA, from the coding sequence ATGAGCCTCGTCGGCAAATTCGCCACGGTCGGCGGGGCCACCGCTGCAAGCCGCGTCTTCGGCTTCGTCCGCGAGGCGCTGATCGGCGCGGCACTCGGCGCAGGGCCCGTAGCCGACGCATTCTACGCGGCGTTCCGCTTTCCCAACCTGTTCCGCAGGCTTTTTGCCGAAGGCGCGTTCAACACCGCCTTCATTCCCCTCTTCGCCAAGGAACTCGAAGGCGGCGGGCCGGAAGCGGCGCGCCAGTTCGCCGAACACGTTCTGTCGGTGCTCTTCGCGTGGCTGCTGCTTCTCTCCGGCATCGCGATTCTGGCGATGCCTGTGCTGGTCGGAACCATCATCGCACCGGCCTTTGCCGAGGATCCGGAAAAGTTCGACCTGACGGTCGCGATGACGCGGATCATGTTCCCGTATCTCTTCTGCATGTCGCTCGTCGCAATGCTGTCGGGCATCCTCAACTCGATGCGGCGCTACTTCCTCGCCGCGTTCGTGCCGATCCTCCTCAACCTGATCCTGATCGCCGTACTTGCCGCAGCGCTGCAATCCGGCGTCGATGCGCGGGACACCGGCATATGGCTCGCATGGGGCGTGTTCGCGTCCGGCGTGGCGCAGCTCTTATTCCTGATCTGGGGCGTACGCCGGCAGGGCTTTTCGATGCGGCTGCGCATGCCGAGGCTCACGCCCGACGTCCGGCGGCTGCTCATCCTCATGGGACCGGCGCTTCTGACCGGCGGCGTCACGCAGATCAACCTGCTGGTCGGGCAGATCATCGCGTCCGCGCAGGATGGCGCGATCGCGCTCCTCAACTACGCCGATCGCATCAACCAGCTTCCGCTCGGCATCATCGGCATCGCGATCGGCGTCGTCCTCTTGCCGGAACTGGCCCGATCGCTCAAGGCCGGCAATCACGACGAGGCGCAGCATCTCCAGAACCGCTCGCTGGAATTCGCGCTGGGGCTGACGCTCCCGGCTGCCGTCGGCTTCATGCTGTTTGCCGCGCCGCTGGTGAACATCCTCTACGAGCGGGGCGCTTTCACCGCCGAAACCACCGCCCTGACTGCTTCCGCGCTCGCCGCCTTCGCGGCCGGCCTGCCTGCCTACGTGCTCATCAAGGTGTTCTCGCCCGCCTATTTCGCGCGGCTCGACATGAAGAGCCCGATGTGGTTCTCGATGGCCGCCGTGGTGACGAACGTCGTCGGCAGCCTCATCCTGTTTCCGCTCTTCGGTCATGTCGGGATCGCGGCGGCAACCTCGATTTCCGCCTGGCTGAACCTCGCGCTGCTCGCCGGTGTCCAATGGCGGCGCGGCGACTTCCGGCCCTCCGCGACAACGCTCAGACGCCTCGTCATGATCGTTATCGCAAGCGCGATCATGGGTCTCGTGATCCTCGCACTTGGCCTGGCGATGAACGACCTTTTGGCGAGCTCTTCCGTTCTCGTCCGCGTCGCGTCCGTCTTCTGCGTGATCGGCGTCTCGGCCTCGCTCTATTTCGGCATCGTCATCGCCACCGGAGCGATCGACCGGACACAACTGATGCGATTGCTGCGCCGGCGGCGGAAGGCATGA
- a CDS encoding L,D-transpeptidase → MRMKTLMMVAMFGIATTLAGCSTSGMGGLSVFTSEYGAKTDAGYQLPSIPINQVPKKFHRQVVKYDTAEKPGTIIVDTTEKFLYLVMPEGRAMRYGIGVGREGFEWSGASRIAMKREWPTWTPPSEMIKRQPELEKWRGGQPGGLQNPLGARALYLFNKGGDTGYRLHGTPEWNSIGKAMSSGCIRLINQDIIDLYERTENGAKVIVL, encoded by the coding sequence ATGCGTATGAAGACTTTGATGATGGTTGCGATGTTCGGTATCGCGACAACGCTTGCAGGCTGCAGCACCAGCGGCATGGGTGGCCTGAGCGTGTTTACGTCGGAATACGGCGCGAAGACGGATGCGGGCTACCAGCTTCCTTCGATTCCGATCAACCAGGTGCCGAAGAAGTTCCATCGACAGGTCGTCAAGTACGACACCGCCGAGAAGCCCGGCACGATCATCGTCGATACGACGGAGAAGTTCCTGTATCTCGTCATGCCCGAGGGCCGCGCCATGCGCTACGGCATCGGCGTCGGCCGCGAGGGCTTCGAGTGGTCGGGCGCATCACGCATCGCGATGAAGCGCGAATGGCCGACATGGACCCCGCCCTCGGAAATGATCAAACGCCAGCCTGAACTCGAAAAGTGGCGCGGCGGCCAGCCCGGCGGCCTGCAGAACCCGCTCGGTGCGCGTGCGCTCTATCTCTTCAACAAGGGTGGAGACACAGGCTATCGCCTGCATGGCACGCCGGAATGGAATTCCATCGGCAAGGCCATGTCGTCCGGTTGCATCCGGTTGATCAACCAGGACATCATCGATCTCTACGAGCGCACGGAAAACGGCGCCAAGGTGATCGTTCTCTAA
- a CDS encoding ActR/PrrA/RegA family redox response regulator transcription factor, with amino-acid sequence MNEEIAEDNAEILGEDRTLLLVEDDKPFLTRLARAMEGRGFIVDTAETVEEAVLKVKSSAPAYAVVDMRLGDGNGLDVVAAIREKRDDARTVILTGYGNIATAVTAVKLGAIDYLSKPADADDVFAALTRTSGEKAAPPENPMSADRVRWEHIQRVYEMCDRNVSETARRLNMHRRTLQRILAKRAPR; translated from the coding sequence ATGAACGAGGAAATCGCCGAAGACAATGCCGAGATCCTGGGCGAAGACCGCACGCTTCTCCTCGTCGAGGACGACAAGCCGTTCCTGACGCGCCTGGCGCGCGCGATGGAAGGCCGTGGTTTCATCGTGGATACGGCCGAGACGGTCGAAGAGGCGGTTTTGAAGGTCAAATCCAGCGCGCCGGCCTACGCCGTGGTGGATATGCGCCTGGGTGACGGCAACGGTCTCGACGTGGTCGCGGCAATCCGCGAGAAGCGCGACGACGCGCGCACGGTCATCCTGACCGGCTACGGCAACATCGCAACGGCTGTGACGGCCGTGAAGCTCGGTGCGATCGATTATCTGTCGAAGCCCGCCGATGCGGACGACGTCTTCGCCGCCTTGACCCGGACCTCGGGCGAGAAGGCGGCTCCGCCGGAAAACCCGATGTCTGCCGATCGCGTGCGCTGGGAGCATATCCAGCGCGTCTACGAGATGTGCGATCGCAACGTGTCGGAAACGGCGCGCCGGCTCAACATGCATCGCCGCACATTGCAGCGGATTCTGGCCAAGCGCGCGCCGCGATAG
- a CDS encoding [protein-PII] uridylyltransferase, translated as MAKIPLKLEDIVDRAALRRDMAALASGTVKGGLSASSRAALIQLLKDRVAQGKAVAETMLKSDGGGTACAARISHLMDEVISALYDFAATHIYPAKNPSAAERMAVVAVGGYGRGTLAPGSDLDLLFVLPYKQTPWGEQIVEYILYVLWDLGLKVGHATRNIDECVRLSRTDVTIRTSILEARFVWGDERLFGTLIERFDHDVVKDTGPEYVQAKLTERDDRHARGGESRYLVEPNVKEGKGGLRDLQTLFWIGKYYYRVRSAEELVEKGVFTRREYLQFRKAEDFLWAVRCHMHFLTGRAEERLHFDIQRDIAERLGYTSHPGLSAVERFMKHYFLTAKTVGDLTRIFCAALEEEQAKHVPGFNRIFLNFSRRKRKLAGTSDFIVDNHRINIADEQVFERDPVNLLRLFWLADKHGLEFHPDALKLLTRSLKLVDRALRRNEEANRLFMEVLTSDRNPELNLRRMNEAGLLGNLIPDFGKIVAMMQFNMYHHYTVDEHLIRCVGVLSELEHGDAEAIHPLAHTLMPGLRRHRDILYVTVLFHDIAKGRPEDHSEAGAKIARRLCPHMGFSKADTETIAWLIENHLVMSLTAQTRDLNDRKTIQDFADLVQSVDRLKLLLILTVCDIRGVGPGVWNGWKGQLLRTLYYETELQLTGGFSEVSRARRAEQARAALAEVLSGWSPEARKRYLGLHYDNYLLAIGQEDQLRHAEFIHEADAAGKRLATMVRTHQFEAVTEITILSPDHPRLLSVIAGACAAAGANIVDAQIFTTTDGRALDTILINREFDMDEDERRRAQRVGKLIEDVLSGKSWLPEMIEKRTKPKRGSRVFRIKPRADIRNTLSNRFSVIEVACLDRPGLLSEITGAISDLSLDIASAHITTFGEKVIDTFYVTDLTGQKVENPTRQDNIVKTLIAVMENGTTERGGAARSQSAAKTAAE; from the coding sequence ATGGCAAAGATTCCCCTCAAGCTCGAAGACATCGTGGACCGCGCGGCGTTGCGCCGCGACATGGCTGCCCTGGCATCGGGCACCGTCAAGGGCGGCCTCAGCGCATCGTCGCGCGCGGCCCTCATCCAGCTCCTCAAGGACCGGGTCGCGCAAGGCAAGGCGGTTGCCGAGACGATGCTGAAGTCCGATGGCGGCGGCACCGCATGCGCCGCGCGGATTTCGCACCTCATGGACGAAGTCATCAGCGCGCTCTACGACTTCGCCGCCACCCACATCTATCCCGCCAAGAACCCGTCCGCCGCCGAGCGCATGGCGGTGGTTGCCGTCGGCGGTTACGGGCGCGGCACGCTCGCGCCCGGCTCCGACCTCGATCTGCTCTTCGTGCTGCCCTACAAGCAGACGCCATGGGGCGAGCAAATCGTCGAATACATCCTCTACGTGCTGTGGGATCTCGGACTGAAGGTCGGCCACGCGACGCGCAACATCGACGAATGCGTGCGGCTGTCGCGCACCGACGTCACCATCCGCACCTCGATCCTGGAAGCGCGCTTCGTGTGGGGAGACGAACGTCTCTTCGGCACGCTGATCGAGCGTTTCGACCATGACGTTGTGAAGGACACCGGCCCCGAATACGTGCAGGCCAAGCTGACGGAGCGTGACGACCGCCACGCACGCGGCGGCGAAAGCCGCTATCTGGTCGAGCCGAACGTCAAGGAGGGCAAGGGCGGCCTGCGCGACCTGCAAACGCTCTTCTGGATAGGCAAATATTACTACCGCGTGCGCTCGGCCGAGGAACTCGTCGAGAAGGGCGTGTTCACCCGCAGGGAATATCTGCAATTCCGCAAGGCGGAGGATTTCCTGTGGGCGGTTCGCTGCCACATGCACTTCCTGACCGGCCGGGCGGAAGAACGGCTGCATTTCGATATCCAGCGCGATATCGCCGAACGCCTCGGCTATACGAGCCATCCGGGCCTCTCCGCCGTCGAGCGGTTCATGAAGCACTACTTCCTGACCGCCAAGACCGTGGGCGACCTGACCCGCATCTTCTGCGCCGCGCTGGAAGAGGAGCAGGCCAAGCACGTTCCGGGCTTCAACCGCATCTTCCTCAATTTCTCGCGGCGCAAGCGTAAGCTCGCCGGCACCAGCGACTTCATCGTCGACAACCACCGCATCAACATCGCGGACGAGCAGGTCTTCGAGCGGGACCCGGTGAATTTGCTCCGGCTGTTCTGGCTTGCCGACAAGCATGGGCTCGAGTTCCATCCCGACGCGCTCAAGCTTCTCACGCGCTCGCTGAAGCTGGTCGACCGGGCCTTGCGCCGCAACGAGGAAGCCAACCGGCTGTTCATGGAGGTCCTGACATCCGACCGGAATCCGGAGCTCAATCTGCGGCGGATGAACGAGGCCGGGCTTCTGGGCAATCTCATTCCCGACTTCGGCAAGATCGTCGCGATGATGCAGTTCAACATGTATCATCACTACACGGTGGACGAGCATCTGATCCGCTGCGTCGGCGTCCTGTCGGAGCTCGAGCACGGAGACGCGGAGGCGATCCATCCGCTGGCTCACACGCTGATGCCCGGTCTGCGGCGCCATCGCGACATCCTCTACGTGACCGTGCTGTTCCACGACATCGCGAAGGGGCGGCCGGAGGATCACTCAGAAGCCGGTGCGAAGATCGCCCGGCGTCTGTGCCCGCATATGGGCTTCTCGAAGGCCGATACCGAGACCATCGCATGGCTGATCGAGAACCATCTCGTAATGTCGCTCACCGCGCAGACGCGCGACCTGAACGACCGCAAGACCATCCAGGACTTTGCCGATCTCGTGCAGTCGGTGGATCGTCTCAAATTGCTGCTGATCCTGACCGTCTGCGACATCCGCGGCGTCGGACCGGGTGTCTGGAACGGCTGGAAGGGTCAGCTTCTGCGCACGCTCTACTACGAGACCGAGTTGCAGTTGACCGGCGGCTTCTCGGAGGTCTCGCGCGCCAGGCGCGCCGAGCAGGCGCGCGCGGCGCTCGCAGAGGTCTTGTCGGGCTGGTCGCCCGAAGCCCGCAAGCGCTACCTCGGACTGCACTACGACAACTACCTGCTGGCGATCGGCCAGGAGGACCAGTTGCGTCATGCCGAGTTCATCCACGAGGCCGACGCGGCGGGCAAGCGGCTCGCGACGATGGTACGGACCCATCAGTTCGAGGCCGTGACCGAGATCACGATCCTGTCGCCGGACCACCCTCGCCTGCTTTCGGTGATCGCCGGCGCCTGCGCGGCGGCCGGTGCGAACATCGTCGACGCACAAATCTTCACGACGACCGACGGGCGAGCGCTGGACACGATCCTGATCAACCGCGAATTCGACATGGACGAGGACGAGCGGCGGCGCGCGCAGCGTGTCGGCAAGCTCATCGAAGACGTCCTGTCGGGCAAGAGCTGGCTTCCCGAGATGATCGAGAAGCGAACCAAGCCGAAGCGCGGCTCCCGCGTGTTCCGCATCAAGCCGAGGGCGGACATCCGCAACACGCTGTCGAACCGGTTTTCGGTCATCGAAGTCGCCTGCCTCGACCGCCCGGGCCTGCTTTCGGAAATCACCGGCGCGATATCCGACCTCTCCCTCGACATCGCGTCGGCGCATATCACCACCTTCGGCGAGAAGGTGATCGACACGTTCTACGTCACCGACCTGACCGGACAGAAGGTCGAGAACCCTACGCGGCAGGACAACATCGTGAAAACGCTCATCGCGGTGATGGAAAACGGCACGACCGAGCGCGGTGGAGCCGCACGCAGCCAGTCCGCCGCCAAGACAGCGGCGGAGTAG